The Mammaliicoccus sciuri genome window below encodes:
- a CDS encoding bifunctional riboflavin kinase/FAD synthetase yields the protein MEVIEITHPIKSKQFVNENIALAIGFFDGIHLGHQQVLKKMIKVAKDKHLKKAVMTFDPHPSVVLNPEKKRTTYLTPIADKIEAIEKLGVDYCFVVNFSSTFADVSADDFIDQYFIQNHVKAVIAGYDFSFGKYGKGNMASLQENDYPFDVFVVSKQTLHEDEKISTTNIRTSLELGEIEACNLALGRPYVIKGMVVQGEKRGRTIGFPTANVEPSDDYVLPRKGVYAVTLLIKSRDKSYKGVCNVGVKPTFHDPSVSQISIEVNIFDFEESIYGERVEVYWHHFIRPEQKFDGIDALVNQIKQDKEETKALLSLERT from the coding sequence ATGGAAGTTATAGAAATTACACACCCAATTAAATCTAAACAATTTGTAAATGAAAATATTGCTTTAGCTATCGGTTTTTTTGATGGCATACATTTAGGTCATCAACAAGTTCTTAAAAAAATGATTAAAGTAGCTAAAGATAAACATTTAAAAAAAGCTGTTATGACATTTGATCCTCATCCTTCAGTTGTCTTAAATCCTGAAAAGAAAAGAACAACGTATTTAACACCTATTGCTGATAAAATTGAAGCAATTGAAAAGTTAGGCGTAGATTACTGTTTCGTCGTTAACTTTTCTTCGACATTTGCAGATGTGTCTGCAGATGATTTTATTGACCAATATTTTATACAAAATCATGTAAAAGCTGTTATTGCTGGCTATGATTTCAGTTTTGGTAAATATGGAAAAGGAAATATGGCATCATTACAAGAGAATGATTATCCATTTGATGTATTTGTTGTATCTAAGCAAACATTACATGAGGATGAAAAAATTTCAACAACGAATATTAGAACATCACTTGAATTAGGTGAAATAGAAGCTTGTAATTTAGCTTTAGGACGCCCATATGTTATTAAAGGTATGGTTGTTCAAGGCGAAAAAAGAGGGCGTACGATTGGTTTTCCTACAGCTAATGTTGAACCAAGCGATGACTATGTATTACCCAGAAAAGGTGTTTACGCCGTAACATTATTAATTAAATCAAGAGATAAATCATATAAAGGTGTGTGTAACGTTGGTGTGAAACCAACATTCCATGATCCATCTGTTTCTCAAATAAGTATTGAAGTTAACATCTTTGATTTTGAAGAAAGTATATATGGTGAGCGTGTAGAAGTATATTGGCACCATTTTATTAGACCAGAACAAAAATTTGATGGCATAGATGCACTTGTTAATCAAATTAAGCAAGATAAAGAAGAAACAAAAGCGTTATTATCACTTGAAAGAACATAA
- a CDS encoding M16 family metallopeptidase, with product MADLQRLNNGTTVIFEEVPNSETISVGVYVNTGTGDEGDYPEGIAHFMEHMLFKGSEHYTRQQLSNEFDKIGGYNNAYTTKMYTCYFCKTLKRFEHKAIDLLIDMVKNPLFLEEEIVREKKVILEEIKMIEDTPEEWLMDKLEHEIYKDQPLGRMILGTPDSVNQIDRDTLIDFHKKYYQSNRLIVSVAGAYSESMKETLLKQLSDGIEIPVNQQEQSMTFIEKKETCYKNELEQTHFMRSYDAPSYNDEHYYATNILNTILGETMSSKLFQVLREEHGLCYNVYSDFQSFHNDGLLTIYVATDKENVDASSELITEVLESLLNDGITQNELDDAKSHIITSFLMASESNQNKMTRNARSIMFHNELITNEQFEQEINQIQLADIKSATKRLLDAPYSEFILTEKS from the coding sequence ATGGCTGATTTACAACGACTGAATAATGGAACGACTGTTATTTTTGAAGAAGTTCCGAACAGTGAAACAATTAGTGTAGGTGTTTATGTCAATACTGGAACGGGTGACGAAGGTGACTATCCTGAAGGTATTGCGCATTTTATGGAACACATGTTGTTTAAAGGTAGTGAACATTATACAAGACAGCAATTATCAAATGAATTTGATAAAATTGGCGGCTATAACAATGCATATACGACAAAAATGTATACTTGTTATTTCTGTAAAACATTAAAAAGATTTGAACATAAAGCAATTGATTTACTTATAGATATGGTTAAAAACCCGCTATTTCTTGAAGAAGAAATTGTTCGTGAGAAAAAAGTCATTTTAGAAGAAATTAAAATGATTGAAGATACACCAGAAGAATGGTTAATGGATAAATTAGAACATGAAATTTATAAAGACCAACCATTAGGACGAATGATCCTTGGTACGCCTGATAGTGTCAATCAAATTGATAGAGATACATTAATAGATTTCCATAAAAAATATTATCAAAGTAATCGATTAATTGTATCAGTTGCAGGTGCCTATAGCGAGTCTATGAAAGAAACATTGCTTAAGCAATTATCTGATGGCATTGAAATACCAGTTAATCAACAAGAACAAAGCATGACTTTTATTGAGAAGAAAGAAACTTGTTATAAAAACGAGCTAGAACAAACGCATTTTATGAGAAGTTATGATGCACCAAGTTATAATGATGAACATTATTATGCAACGAATATATTGAACACGATTTTAGGCGAAACAATGAGCTCTAAATTGTTCCAAGTTCTAAGAGAAGAACATGGATTATGTTATAATGTTTACTCAGATTTTCAAAGTTTTCACAATGATGGTTTACTGACAATTTATGTAGCAACTGATAAAGAAAATGTCGATGCATCTAGTGAACTTATTACTGAAGTGCTTGAGTCATTATTAAATGACGGTATTACACAGAATGAATTAGACGATGCTAAAAGTCATATTATCACAAGCTTTTTAATGGCATCTGAATCTAACCAAAATAAAATGACGAGAAATGCACGTTCAATCATGTTTCATAATGAATTAATTACGAATGAGCAGTTCGAGCAAGAAATTAATCAAATACAATTAGCAGATATTAAATCAGCTACGAAAAGATTACTAGATGCACCTTATTCTGAGTTTATTTTGACAGAGAAATCGTAA
- the rpsO gene encoding 30S ribosomal protein S15 yields the protein MAISQERKNELIEQYRVHETDTGSPEVQIAVLTAEITALNEHLRTHKKDHHSRRGLLKMVGRRKHLLTYLRENDVQRYRDLIKSLGLRR from the coding sequence ATGGCAATTTCACAAGAAAGAAAAAACGAACTAATTGAACAATACCGCGTACATGAAACTGATACTGGTTCTCCAGAAGTACAAATCGCAGTTTTAACAGCAGAAATCACTGCTTTAAACGAACATTTACGTACTCACAAGAAAGACCATCATTCACGTCGTGGATTATTAAAAATGGTTGGTCGTCGTAAACATTTATTAACATATTTACGTGAAAATGATGTTCAACGTTACCGTGATTTAATTAAATCATTAGGATTACGTCGCTAA
- the rnjB gene encoding ribonuclease J2, with translation MSLIKKKNDKIRITPLGGVGEIAKNMYIVEVDEEMFMLDAGLMFPEDEMLGVDVVIPDIQYVIENKDKLKGIFLSHGHEDSIGAVSYILEKLDAPVYGSRLTIALVKDHMKARKINKKVRYYTVNKDSVMRFKNVNVTFFNTTHSIPDSLGVCIHTSYGAIVYTGEFKFDQSLQGAYAPDIAKMTEIGQNGVFALISDSTEAEKPGYNVPENVIESHMVDEFAKASGRIIVSCYASNFIRIQQVLNAASKLNRKVSFLGRSLESSFNVARKLGYFNIPENLLVPVHDISKYPKNELIIIATGMQGEPIEALGQMAQQRHPILNILEGDNVYISTTASANMEVIIGQTLNELVKAGAHIMPNNKKTHASSHGCMEELKMMLNLMKPEYFIPVQGEFKMQIAHAKLAAETGVDPEKIFLLEKGDVVNFDGEKMIANEKVTAGNVLIDGIGVGDVGNIVLRDRHLLAEDGIFIAVVTLDPKNRKIVGGPEIQSRGFVYVRESEELLNDASEKVREIVEEGLLQKKIEWSEMKQNMRDKLGKYLYEQTKRRPMIIPIISEI, from the coding sequence TTGAGTTTAATAAAAAAGAAAAATGATAAAATTCGTATCACACCACTCGGTGGTGTAGGAGAAATTGCAAAAAACATGTATATCGTTGAAGTGGACGAAGAAATGTTCATGTTAGACGCTGGTTTAATGTTTCCAGAAGACGAAATGTTAGGTGTAGACGTTGTTATACCAGACATACAATATGTTATTGAGAATAAAGATAAACTTAAAGGTATCTTTTTATCACACGGACATGAAGATTCTATCGGTGCTGTAAGTTATATACTTGAAAAGCTTGATGCACCAGTATACGGATCAAGATTGACGATCGCATTAGTTAAAGATCATATGAAAGCAAGAAAAATCAATAAAAAAGTACGTTATTATACAGTAAATAAAGATTCTGTCATGAGATTTAAAAACGTTAACGTGACATTCTTTAATACAACACATTCTATCCCAGATAGTTTAGGTGTATGTATCCATACATCATATGGTGCAATCGTTTATACTGGAGAATTTAAATTCGACCAAAGTTTACAAGGTGCTTATGCACCAGATATCGCTAAGATGACTGAAATTGGTCAAAATGGCGTATTTGCGTTGATTAGTGATTCAACAGAAGCGGAAAAGCCTGGCTATAACGTTCCTGAAAATGTAATCGAGAGTCATATGGTTGATGAATTTGCAAAAGCAAGCGGACGCATTATCGTGTCTTGTTATGCATCTAACTTTATTCGTATTCAACAAGTACTGAATGCGGCTAGTAAATTAAACCGTAAAGTTTCATTCTTAGGACGTTCTTTAGAAAGTTCTTTCAATGTTGCACGTAAATTAGGTTACTTCAATATTCCAGAAAATCTTTTAGTACCTGTGCATGACATTAGTAAATATCCTAAAAATGAATTAATTATTATTGCTACAGGTATGCAAGGTGAACCGATTGAAGCATTAGGTCAAATGGCTCAACAAAGACATCCTATTTTAAATATTTTAGAAGGCGACAATGTTTATATTTCTACAACAGCTTCTGCTAATATGGAAGTGATTATTGGTCAAACTTTAAATGAATTAGTTAAAGCTGGCGCACACATTATGCCTAATAACAAAAAAACACATGCATCTAGTCATGGTTGTATGGAAGAACTTAAAATGATGCTTAATTTAATGAAACCTGAATACTTTATTCCAGTACAAGGTGAATTTAAAATGCAAATCGCACATGCGAAATTAGCAGCTGAAACAGGCGTAGATCCTGAGAAAATTTTCTTACTTGAAAAAGGTGACGTTGTTAATTTTGATGGCGAAAAAATGATTGCTAATGAAAAAGTTACAGCTGGTAACGTATTAATTGACGGTATCGGTGTTGGAGACGTCGGTAATATTGTTTTGAGAGACAGACACTTATTAGCTGAAGATGGTATATTTATTGCTGTTGTAACTTTAGATCCTAAAAATAGAAAAATCGTTGGTGGACCTGAAATTCAATCACGTGGATTCGTTTATGTTAGAGAAAGCGAAGAATTATTAAACGATGCTTCAGAAAAAGTCCGTGAAATTGTTGAAGAAGGTTTACTTCAAAAGAAAATTGAATGGTCTGAAATGAAACAAAATATGCGTGATAAACTCGGTAAGTATCTATATGAACAAACGAAACGTCGCCCGATGATTATTCCAATTATTTCAGAAATCTAA
- a CDS encoding DNA translocase FtsK — protein MVQKKKPATRKRKTTRGKKKQKDNTLKYVIQMIVLFLLVLGIFQLGFIGLMIDSFFHFLFGFSKYFTYILIAIISLLITVNGKLKFTRRVNGLLVFQVALLFIMQLVLYFKDPSFKTFKATLSETYSSLERNAFYFNGGGYIGYYAFNVISKLISVFGYSLLTILVLLSSVILIMKKRHRDITKSAFDMAQSKTKSKMTNLKQKREEKAKAKQLEKEKRQKEQPKDVSHLEEVEPVQEISKNDQQQTNEEIPIFESQEKLAAKRAQQPKQTVQKEHDNHEPEMNESTIDETENLNYKLPPITILNDPPKSQSVSKKTVQEKGKLLEATLRNFNVDAKVTQIRIGPAVTQYEVQPAQGVKVNKIVNLSNDIALNLAAKDIRIEAPIPGKSAVGIEVPNEHISMVTLKEVLNEAKPTSNKLEVALGRDISGEPITAELNKLPHLLVAGATGSGKSVCINGIITSILMNAKPHEVKLMLIDPKMVELNVYNGMPHLLTPVVTNPQKANQALQKIVSEMEKRYDLFQHVGARNIEGYNQFIERTNQEMEEKQAQLPYIVVIVDELADLMMVAGKDVESSIMRIAQLARAAGIHLIIATQRPSVDVITGSIKANIPSRIAFAVSSATDSRTILDSGGAEKLLGRGDMLFLSRDSSKPTRIQGAFLSDGEVESVVQHVVGEQTANYVKEMEPDEPTEANEMESEDALYKEAYLFVVEEQKASASLLQRRFRIGYNRASRLMDDLENNGVIGPQSGSKPRQVLVDVYQDE, from the coding sequence ATGGTACAAAAGAAGAAGCCAGCAACACGTAAAAGAAAAACAACACGTGGCAAGAAAAAGCAAAAAGATAATACATTAAAATACGTCATACAGATGATTGTGTTGTTTTTACTCGTGTTAGGTATTTTTCAATTAGGATTTATAGGTTTAATGATTGATAGCTTCTTTCATTTCTTATTTGGATTCTCAAAATATTTCACCTATATACTGATAGCGATTATTTCACTATTAATAACAGTGAATGGTAAATTAAAATTCACAAGAAGAGTAAACGGATTGCTCGTCTTTCAAGTAGCATTGCTATTTATTATGCAGTTAGTATTATATTTCAAAGATCCATCGTTTAAAACGTTTAAGGCAACATTGAGTGAAACATATTCAAGTTTAGAACGAAATGCATTTTACTTTAACGGTGGTGGTTATATTGGTTATTATGCATTTAATGTCATAAGCAAGCTTATTTCTGTCTTTGGATATAGTTTATTAACGATACTCGTTTTACTTTCTAGTGTCATTTTAATCATGAAGAAAAGACATCGTGATATTACGAAATCAGCATTTGATATGGCGCAAAGTAAAACTAAATCAAAAATGACAAACCTTAAACAAAAAAGAGAAGAAAAAGCGAAAGCTAAACAACTAGAAAAAGAAAAGCGTCAAAAAGAGCAGCCTAAAGACGTTTCACATTTAGAAGAAGTCGAACCAGTTCAAGAAATTTCTAAAAATGACCAACAACAAACTAATGAAGAAATTCCAATCTTTGAATCACAAGAAAAGTTAGCTGCTAAAAGGGCACAACAACCTAAACAAACGGTTCAAAAAGAGCATGATAATCATGAACCTGAAATGAATGAATCAACAATAGATGAGACAGAGAATTTAAATTATAAATTACCACCGATTACGATTTTAAATGATCCACCTAAATCACAATCTGTGTCTAAAAAGACCGTTCAAGAAAAAGGGAAACTACTCGAAGCTACGTTAAGAAACTTTAATGTCGATGCGAAAGTAACTCAAATAAGAATTGGACCAGCTGTTACGCAATACGAAGTACAGCCAGCACAAGGTGTGAAAGTAAATAAAATCGTCAATTTAAGTAATGATATTGCACTGAATTTAGCAGCAAAAGATATTAGAATTGAAGCGCCTATTCCAGGTAAGTCGGCAGTTGGGATTGAAGTACCTAATGAACATATTTCAATGGTAACGCTGAAAGAAGTACTGAATGAGGCAAAACCAACATCAAATAAACTTGAAGTTGCTTTAGGAAGAGATATTTCAGGTGAACCGATTACAGCAGAATTAAACAAATTACCTCACTTACTCGTAGCAGGTGCTACAGGGAGTGGTAAATCAGTTTGTATTAATGGTATTATCACAAGTATATTAATGAATGCTAAACCACATGAAGTAAAATTAATGCTTATTGACCCTAAGATGGTCGAATTAAATGTGTATAACGGTATGCCACATTTATTAACACCTGTTGTTACAAATCCTCAAAAGGCAAATCAAGCATTACAAAAAATTGTGTCCGAAATGGAAAAAAGATACGACTTGTTCCAACACGTTGGTGCAAGAAATATTGAAGGATATAATCAATTCATTGAACGTACGAATCAAGAAATGGAAGAAAAACAAGCACAATTACCTTATATAGTCGTCATTGTTGATGAACTTGCTGACTTAATGATGGTTGCTGGTAAAGATGTTGAATCATCCATTATGAGAATCGCACAACTTGCTCGTGCAGCAGGTATTCACTTAATTATTGCAACACAAAGACCATCTGTTGATGTCATCACGGGTAGTATTAAAGCTAATATACCTTCTAGAATTGCATTTGCAGTAAGTTCTGCAACAGATTCTAGAACAATTTTAGATAGTGGTGGTGCTGAAAAATTACTAGGTAGAGGTGATATGCTATTCTTATCTAGAGATTCTTCAAAACCAACTAGAATACAAGGTGCATTTCTTTCTGATGGTGAAGTTGAATCAGTTGTCCAACATGTTGTTGGAGAACAAACAGCGAACTATGTTAAAGAGATGGAACCTGACGAACCAACAGAAGCAAATGAAATGGAAAGTGAAGATGCTTTATATAAAGAAGCATATTTATTTGTTGTAGAAGAACAAAAAGCAAGTGCGAGTTTATTACAAAGAAGATTTAGAATAGGTTATAATAGGGCATCTAGGTTAATGGATGATTTGGAAAATAATGGTGTTATTGGTCCTCAATCAGGTAGTAAACCTAGACAAGTATTGGTTGATGTTTATCAAGACGAATAG
- the truB gene encoding tRNA pseudouridine(55) synthase TruB, translated as MTSHDVVFKLRKILKTKKVGHTGTLDPEVSGVLPICVGKATRVSDYVMESGKSYRAEVTIGMSTTTEDQTGEIVDQKRVDQNLWDKDDIIATLKQLEGDIEQIPPMYSAVKVNGKKLYEYARQNIEVERPVRRVHINSIDLISDIIYENDTCKFEIEVECGKGTYIRTLATQIGALLNYPAHMSHLIRLKSGGFTLNQAIKLDDLREIVEQDKLQDVILPLEYGLNGLTKITVHDKNIVTRIQNGQKIEKSLIDESKHDGEFVVWYEDKAIAIMDTYDKNETLYKPKKVFL; from the coding sequence ATGACAAGTCATGACGTCGTATTTAAACTTCGTAAAATTTTAAAAACAAAAAAAGTTGGCCATACTGGAACTTTGGATCCTGAGGTAAGTGGTGTACTACCGATTTGTGTTGGGAAAGCGACGCGTGTGAGTGATTATGTGATGGAAAGTGGCAAATCATACAGAGCGGAAGTAACGATTGGTATGAGTACAACGACTGAAGACCAAACTGGTGAGATTGTAGATCAGAAGCGTGTTGATCAAAATTTATGGGACAAGGATGACATTATTGCGACTTTAAAACAATTAGAAGGTGACATTGAACAAATTCCACCTATGTATTCTGCTGTTAAAGTTAATGGTAAGAAATTATATGAATATGCTAGACAAAATATAGAAGTTGAACGTCCTGTAAGAAGAGTACATATTAACAGTATTGATTTAATTTCTGATATTATTTATGAGAATGATACTTGTAAATTTGAAATTGAAGTTGAATGTGGCAAAGGTACATATATTAGAACGTTAGCTACTCAAATTGGTGCGTTACTTAATTATCCTGCTCATATGTCTCATTTAATTAGATTGAAAAGTGGCGGTTTTACTTTAAATCAGGCTATTAAATTAGATGACTTAAGAGAAATTGTTGAGCAAGATAAGTTACAAGATGTGATTCTTCCATTAGAATATGGATTGAATGGTTTAACGAAAATTACCGTACATGATAAAAATATCGTAACGCGTATTCAAAACGGACAAAAAATAGAAAAATCTTTAATAGATGAAAGTAAACATGATGGCGAATTTGTTGTTTGGTATGAAGACAAAGCAATTGCTATTATGGATACTTACGATAAAAATGAAACACTTTATAAACCGAAAAAAGTTTTTCTTTAA
- the rbfA gene encoding 30S ribosome-binding factor RbfA, whose amino-acid sequence MSIRSERVGEQMKKELMDIINNKLKDPRVGFLTITDVALPGDLSHATVYLTVLGTDKEKEDTFKGLEKAKGFIKSELGNRMKLRILPELHFEYDESIDYGNKIERMIQDLNRND is encoded by the coding sequence ATGAGTATTCGTTCTGAACGAGTAGGCGAACAAATGAAAAAAGAATTAATGGATATCATCAACAATAAACTTAAAGATCCGAGAGTTGGATTTTTAACAATTACAGATGTAGCACTTCCAGGAGACTTATCACATGCTACAGTTTATTTAACTGTATTAGGTACTGATAAAGAAAAAGAAGATACATTTAAAGGTTTAGAAAAAGCAAAAGGCTTTATTAAATCAGAATTAGGTAATCGTATGAAATTACGTATTTTACCAGAATTACATTTTGAATATGATGAATCAATCGATTACGGTAATAAAATTGAACGCATGATTCAAGATTTAAATCGTAATGATTAA
- a CDS encoding aminoglycoside 6-adenylyltransferase, with product MKTEREVLEEIFNNASIEDDIRAVCMNGSRVNKFIEPDEYQDFDIAFIVKNYESFIQHLSFIKNFGEPIISQCNRERSDSGIKDQLFYMVLFENHMRVDFRFIPIECIEAYRHEDYLLKVLFDKDNYFSEQIELSDKKYHIKKPNQKRFDFVCNEFWWLSTYVVKGIKREEIFYAIDHLNMMRDLLLTMYDWKVGNKFNWQISTGKNHKLLKKYISKSEWNKLLASYPHGEVVDITNSLLSITEQFYILSVEIVKDLNMELETAEANKVIKYNHNQITGFTDM from the coding sequence ATGAAAACAGAACGTGAGGTATTGGAAGAAATTTTTAATAATGCTTCGATTGAAGATGATATTAGAGCAGTTTGCATGAATGGATCTAGGGTTAATAAATTTATTGAACCGGATGAATATCAAGATTTTGATATTGCATTTATCGTAAAGAATTATGAGTCGTTTATTCAACATTTATCATTTATTAAAAATTTTGGAGAGCCTATTATTTCTCAGTGTAATAGAGAGCGTTCTGATAGTGGTATAAAGGATCAATTATTTTATATGGTGTTGTTTGAAAATCACATGCGAGTAGATTTCAGATTTATACCAATTGAATGTATAGAAGCATATAGACATGAAGATTATTTACTGAAGGTATTATTTGATAAGGATAACTATTTTAGTGAACAAATTGAACTAAGTGATAAAAAATATCATATTAAGAAACCTAACCAGAAGCGATTTGATTTTGTTTGTAATGAATTTTGGTGGTTATCAACATATGTTGTTAAAGGCATTAAAAGAGAAGAAATTTTTTATGCTATCGATCATTTAAATATGATGCGTGATTTACTTTTGACTATGTATGACTGGAAAGTCGGTAACAAATTTAATTGGCAAATCTCAACGGGAAAAAATCATAAATTATTAAAAAAATACATTTCTAAGTCTGAATGGAATAAATTGTTGGCATCATATCCACATGGTGAAGTTGTAGATATAACAAATTCATTATTAAGTATTACAGAGCAATTTTATATTTTATCAGTTGAAATAGTCAAAGATTTAAATATGGAACTAGAAACTGCGGAAGCAAATAAGGTTATTAAGTATAATCATAATCAAATAACTGGATTTACTGACATGTAA
- the pnp gene encoding polyribonucleotide nucleotidyltransferase, producing MSQEKKVFKTEWAGSPLIIETGQLAKQANGAVLVRYGDTVVLSTATASKEPRNVDFFPLMVNYEEKMYAAGKIPGGFNKREGRPGEDATLTSRLIDRPIRPLFPKGYRHDVQVISIVMSVDPNCSPEMAAMIGSSMALSVSDIPFERPIAGVNVGLVDGEFVINPDVEQREVSLLDLQVAGHKDAINMVEAGAKEVTEETMLNAILFGHKEIQRLVEFQEAIIEDIQPEKAEFIPVEIEASFEETVRAKAEALDIISAIRTEEKQQRDINISAVKEEVLNDFTNEEDPENEEVLKDVSKVLDALVKEEVRRLITEDKVRPDGRNPEEIRPLSSEVGLLPRAHGSGLFTRGQTQAFSVATLGALGEHQIIDGLGTEEQKRYMHHYNFPNFSVGETGPVRAPGRREIGHGALGERALLQVIPDEKEFPYTIRVVSEVLESNGSSSQASICGSTLALMDAGVPIKAPVAGIAMGLITKDDNYTILSDIQGMEDALGDMDFKVAGTEKGITAIQMDIKIDGLSEQILKEALEQARIGRLYILNHMLETLREPREELSQYAPKIEIMHIKPDKIRDVIGPGGKKINEIIDETGVKLDIEQDGTVFIGSKDKEMIDRARQIIEDITREAEVGAIYMATVKRIEKFGAFVEIFPGKDALVHISQFSNERVNKVEDVAKIGDQFLVKVTEIDRQGRVNASRKVLLNEDKEQK from the coding sequence ATGTCTCAAGAGAAGAAAGTCTTTAAGACAGAATGGGCAGGAAGTCCATTAATAATTGAAACAGGCCAATTAGCAAAACAAGCTAATGGTGCAGTATTAGTAAGATATGGGGATACAGTTGTATTATCAACAGCAACTGCATCAAAAGAACCTAGAAATGTAGACTTTTTCCCATTAATGGTTAACTATGAAGAAAAAATGTATGCTGCAGGAAAAATTCCTGGTGGCTTTAATAAACGTGAAGGTAGACCTGGTGAAGATGCTACTTTAACAAGTAGATTAATTGATAGACCAATTCGTCCATTATTCCCTAAAGGGTACAGACATGATGTTCAAGTTATTTCTATCGTAATGAGTGTTGATCCAAACTGTTCTCCAGAAATGGCAGCTATGATCGGTTCTTCAATGGCATTATCAGTTTCAGATATTCCGTTTGAAAGACCAATTGCAGGTGTAAACGTAGGTTTAGTAGATGGTGAATTTGTTATCAATCCAGATGTTGAACAAAGAGAAGTTTCTTTATTGGATTTACAAGTAGCGGGTCATAAAGATGCGATTAACATGGTTGAAGCAGGTGCTAAAGAAGTAACTGAAGAAACAATGTTAAATGCTATTTTATTTGGTCATAAAGAAATTCAAAGATTAGTTGAATTCCAAGAAGCTATTATTGAAGATATTCAACCTGAAAAAGCTGAATTTATACCTGTTGAAATTGAAGCTTCATTTGAAGAAACAGTTCGTGCTAAAGCAGAAGCTTTAGATATTATTTCAGCAATCAGAACTGAAGAAAAACAACAAAGAGATATTAATATTTCTGCAGTTAAAGAAGAAGTTCTAAATGACTTTACTAACGAAGAAGATCCAGAGAACGAAGAAGTTCTTAAAGATGTAAGTAAAGTATTAGATGCACTTGTAAAAGAAGAAGTACGTCGCTTAATTACTGAAGATAAAGTGAGACCAGATGGACGTAATCCTGAAGAAATCAGACCATTATCTTCTGAAGTTGGATTATTACCAAGAGCTCATGGTTCAGGTTTATTTACACGTGGACAAACTCAAGCATTTTCAGTTGCGACTTTAGGTGCATTAGGTGAACACCAAATCATTGATGGTCTAGGTACAGAAGAACAAAAACGTTACATGCATCACTATAATTTCCCTAACTTCTCAGTTGGTGAAACAGGACCAGTAAGAGCACCAGGACGTCGTGAAATTGGTCACGGTGCATTAGGTGAACGTGCATTGTTACAAGTTATTCCAGATGAAAAAGAATTCCCTTATACAATAAGAGTTGTTTCTGAAGTACTTGAATCAAATGGTTCATCATCACAAGCTTCAATTTGTGGTTCAACTTTAGCATTAATGGATGCAGGTGTGCCAATTAAAGCACCAGTTGCAGGTATTGCAATGGGCTTGATTACTAAAGATGATAACTACACAATTTTATCTGATATTCAAGGTATGGAAGATGCACTAGGTGATATGGACTTTAAAGTTGCAGGTACAGAAAAAGGTATCACTGCTATTCAAATGGACATCAAAATCGATGGTTTAAGTGAACAAATCTTAAAAGAAGCACTTGAGCAAGCAAGAATTGGTAGATTATATATCTTAAATCATATGCTTGAAACATTAAGAGAACCTAGAGAAGAACTTAGCCAATATGCACCTAAAATTGAAATTATGCATATTAAACCAGATAAAATTAGAGATGTTATCGGACCTGGCGGTAAGAAAATCAATGAAATCATTGATGAAACAGGTGTTAAATTAGATATCGAACAAGACGGTACAGTATTTATCGGATCTAAAGATAAAGAAATGATCGACCGTGCTAGACAAATTATTGAAGATATTACAAGAGAAGCTGAAGTCGGTGCAATTTATATGGCTACAGTTAAACGTATCGAAAAATTCGGTGCATTTGTTGAAATCTTCCCAGGTAAAGATGCACTTGTTCATATTTCTCAATTCTCTAACGAAAGAGTTAACAAAGTTGAAGATGTAGCTAAAATCGGCGACCAATTCTTAGTAAAAGTAACTGAAATTGACCGTCAAGGACGCGTAAACGCATCACGCAAAGTGTTGTTAAACGAAGATAAAGAACAAAAATAA